A genome region from Arachis duranensis cultivar V14167 chromosome 6, aradu.V14167.gnm2.J7QH, whole genome shotgun sequence includes the following:
- the LOC107492000 gene encoding vacuolar protein sorting-associated protein 32 homolog 2, whose product MFTRIFGKPKQEANTLTTLDKLTETLEMLEKKEKVLVKKAAAEVEKAKEFTKAKNKRAAIQCLKRKRLYEQQIEQLGNFQLRIHDQMIMLEGAKATTETVDALRVGAATMKAMQKATNIDDVDKTMDEINEQTENMKQIQEALSAPIGSAADFDEDELEAELEELEGAELEEQLLQPATTAPAAPVHVPAGRQPNRPFPAKPTAEEDELAALQAEMAL is encoded by the exons ATGTTTACCCGAATTTTCGGTAAACCTAAACAGGAGGCCAATACTCTAACCACATTGGACAAGTTAACCGAG ACCCTTGAAATGCtagagaaaaaggagaaagtGCTCGTTAAAAAGGCAGCAGCAGAAGttgaaaaagccaaagaattcaCCAAGGCAAAGAATAAGAGGG CGGCAATACAATgtttgaagaggaagaggctgTATGAGCAGCAAATAGAGCAGCTTGGAAATTTCCAGTTGCGTATTCATGACCAG ATGATAATGTTAGAAGGTGCCAAGGCAACCACAGAAACAGTTGATGCATTGAGAGTAGGAGCAGCTACTATGAAGGCTATGCAAAAAGCAAC GAACATTGATGATGTTGACAAGACCATGGATGAGATCAATGAGCAGACTGAGAACATGAAACAAATTCAGGAAGCATTGTCAGCTCCAATTGGTTCAGCTGCTGATTTTGATGAG GACGAATTGGAAGCAGAACTTGAAGAGCTAGAAGGTGCTGAGTTGGAAGAACAACTACTTCAGCCTGCAACTACAGCTCCCGCAGCTCCTGTACATGTCCCAGCTGGGCGGCAACCTAATCGTCCTTTCCCCGCAAAGCCTACtgctgaagaagatgaattggcAGCTTTGCAGGCTGAGATGGCTCTTTGA